The proteins below come from a single Lates calcarifer isolate ASB-BC8 linkage group LG11, TLL_Latcal_v3, whole genome shotgun sequence genomic window:
- the LOC108877622 gene encoding interferon-induced very large GTPase 1, producing the protein MEVEGQGNIAGGGGEESEVQSVISSVTDDKVDELEDSAAKTKCDSVNEHGEDEHPEQNDTSTVGDSEIKPVPPATSEKDFDPSTGEADEVKDTESITNVSDQSEEESETLKDTSPSSQSVSTDLKELVPELTLVLIGDTNSIEIGSKNILLDHDDQKHVEQFSSKLYDLCGRHISVINMLGRQNTDKLPLNQGVHAFILLLPNGLHDSHYSSGVQWLEKTFGRRSLDYLMTVVTHDSDEGCDSALTDLKANSSFTEKRFHTCTKSITDENEIIALLGKLDAMVSENDPHCYSGLMCDENKGQTEDLDHKSNKEEKTDSSVLQQNQTDDLGKSPSKMKLKCDPVNEPVDAVYSTNDDSTTVKGTADVVTHGNKDQAEKSPNSEKITEDINRNKQWKEETETLLSRLHLQDKHQQKLTSGDFLKICPFVKQDHVTSEEHLVNTFLHRLMMLDYRARYIPVKQDSPEVTHSKPVPVFYGADTEDTDLDFFLSTSEDADQTKQTHVHPMDVQMAVFHCSDSFLKQNMMTKLSQCQYALPLLVPDPVTLDVECPLWTFRQVRKSWKIPQIKDNSDIVTMKNMPICKAETPMVSFFRLGSPSVSKSQLMNTLINDRHSTFFHRNCPGSTKSRHLMDGVAEIAWYCPAGKPNDAFTDCIAFCNLHGDALLTEKQRDILIEKSSINVVLVPTLEKGDKSWPIIEALYKSQKPLIILITDNNCGKDQNKHGKYKMGLKDRSQSDVSEELKRIIGQILSGPHTSFQLETMAEVSGIRVDEDDSACQKGKEAAMKIVNLLQKMDVSKIKDKFLPCQGQLWHEWCRTNKQLYHLKGHIEKEKSKKQQELKKIRQDQCTASCSELMKLFIESLSSLPSTEKEHFLRWTQILVDALSTDDLSLILQNYDENWSEVLALKKKHDKSDQLKRKQTELEEISTKLQSATFGLEHIFREMGQIYEAHKSLQKQTNIEQTDWSKYPELAAELMISGHPMELMDGDAGHVPLTWISGLLDEVIRKLGDQRVFVLSVLGVQSSGKSTMLNAMFGLQFAVSAGRCTRGAFMQLVKVSEDMKKDFQFDYVLVVDTEGLRALELAGNTTLHHDNELATFVVGLGNMTLINIFGENPAEMQDILQIVVQAFMRMKKVQLSPSCVFVHQNVTDIAAAEKNMDGKRRLQEKLDQMTQLAAKEEVCDAECFSDIIAFDVQKDVKILCPAMGGKSTYGSTKPRL; encoded by the exons atggaggtggagggcCAAGGAAACatagcaggaggaggaggagaagagtcTGAAGTCCAATCAGTAatatcatctgtgacagatgaTAAAG tggatGAGCTGGAGGACAGTGCAGCTAAAACCAAG TGTGATTCAGTGAATGAACATGGTGAAGATGAACACCCAGAGCAGAATGATACAAGCACAGTAGGAGACTCTGAAATCAAGCCTGTGCCACCTGCAACAAGTGAAAAAG ACTTTGACCCTTCAACAGGAGAGGCTGATGAAGTCAAAGACACTGAAAGCATCACCAATGTCAGTGACCAGTCTGAAGAGGAGAGTGAAACACTGAAGGACACAAGTCCATCATCTCAGAGTGTTTCTACAGATCTTAAAGAAT tggtgCCTGAACTCACACTTGTGTTAATTGGTGACACAAATTCAATTGAGATTGGATCAAAAAACATCTTACTTGACCATGATGATCAAAAACACGTGGAACAGTTTTCATCCAAACTGTATGATTTGTGTGGTCGGCACATCTCTGTCATTAACATGCTTGGTcgacaaaacactgacaaactcCCTTTAAATCAGGGAGTTCATGCCTTTATCTTACTGTTACCAAATGGTCTGCATGACAGCCATTACAGTTCAGGAGTGCAGTGGTTAGAAAAAACTTTTGGGAGAAGATCACTTGATTATTTAATGACAGTTGTGACTCATGATTCAGATGAAGGATGTGACAGTGCACTGACAGACCTGAAAGCCAACAGCAGCTTTACTGAAAAAAGATTCCACACATGTACAAAAAGTATTAcggatgaaaatgaaataatagcTCTGTTGGGAAAACTAGATGCCATGGTCTCTGAAAATGATCCACACTGCTACAGTGGACTGATGTGTGATGAAAATAAAGGGCAGACAGAAGACCTGGAccacaaatcaaacaaagaagaaaagactgaTTCCTCAGTGCTTCAGCAAAATCAGACAG ATGATCTGGGGAAGAGTCCGtctaaaatgaaactgaag TGTGATCCAGTGAATGAACCTGTTGATGCTGTGTACTCAACAAATGATGACAGCACAACAGTTAAAG GTACAGCAGATGTGGTTACACATGGAAACAAGGATCAG GCTGAAAAATCACCAAATTCTGAGAAGATTACTGAAGATATCAACAGGAATAAACAATGGAAAGAAGAGACTGAAACACTGCTCAGCAGACTTCACCTTCAAGACAAACATCAACAGAAGTTGACATCGGGAGATTTTCTTAAAATATGTCCATTTGTGAAACAGGACCATGTCACTTCTGAAGAACATCTAGTAAATACCTTTCTTCATAGGCTGATGATGTTAGACTACAGAGCCAGATATATTCCTGTAAAACAAGACAGTCCTGAGGTAACCCATTCAAAACCCGTTCCAGTGTTTTATGGCGCTGACACAGAAGACACtgacttagatttttttttgagCACCAGTGAAGATgctgatcagacaaaacagactCATGTGCATCCAATGGACGTTCAGATGGCAGTATTTCACTGCTCAGACAGCTTCCTGAAGCAGAACATGATGACAAAGCTATCACAGTGTCAGTATGCTTTACCTTTGCTTGTTCCTGACCCAGTCACTCTGGATGTTGAGTGTCCTCTGTGGACATTCAGACAAGTAAGAAAAAGCTGGAAGATACCTCAAATCAAAGATAATTCAGACATTGTCACCATGAAAAATATGCCTATTTGCAAGGCTGAGACACCCATGGTGTCATTTTTCCGCCTGGGTTCACCATCAGTGTCTAAATCTCAGCTGATGAACACTTTGATCAATGACCGTCACAGCACCTTCTTCCACAGAAACTGCCCAGGTAGCACCAAGTCTCGCCATTTGATGGATGGTGTGGCAGAGATTGCCTGGTACTGTCCTGCTGGAAAACCCAATGATGCCTTCACTGACTGCATCGCCTTCTGTAATCTTCACGGTGATGCTCTGTTGACTGAAAAACAGCGTGACATACTGATCGAAAAATCTTCAATCAATGTTGTTCTTGTCCCAACTCTGGAGAAAGGTGACAAAAGCTGGCCAATAATAGAAGCTCTTTATAAATCTCAAAAACCTCTCATTATTCTCATTACTGATAATAACTGTGGTAAAGATCAGAATAAACatggaaaatacaaaatggGTCTAAAAGACAGAAGCCAGTCAGATGTTTCTGAGGAACTGAAAAGAATCATTGGACAGATTTTGTCTGGACCGCACACATCCTTCCAGCTTGAAACCATGGCTGAGGTCTCTGGAATCAGAGTGGATGAAGATGACTCGGCCTGCCAAAAAGGGAAAGAGGCTGCAATGAAAATAGTGAATTTGCTTCAAAAAATGGACGTTTCAAAGATCAAAGATAAATTCCTCCCTTGTCAAGGTCAACTGTGGCATGAGTGGTgcaggacaaacaaacaactgtaTCACCTCAAAGGACACATTGAGaaggagaaaagtaaaaagcaaCAGGAACTGAAGAAAATACGACAAGATCAATGCACTGCTTCCTGTAGTGAACTGATGAAGTTGTTCATTGAAAGCCTCTCATCTTTGCCATCAACAGAAAAAGAGCATTTCCTGAGATGGACTCAGATCTTAGTAGATGCCCTCTCCACAGACGATCTTTCTTTAATTCTGCAAAACTACGATGAAAACTGGTCTGAGGTCTTGGCTCTGAAGAAGAAACATGACAAATCTGATCAGTTAAAACGCAAACAAACTGAACTTGAAGAAATCTCAACAAAACTGCAGTCAGCCACTTTTGGCTTAGAGCACATCTTTAGAGAAATGGGACAAATCTATGAAGCCCATAAATCtctgcagaaacaaacaaacattgaaCAGACTGACTGGTCTAAATACCCTGAGCTGGCTGCAGAGCTGATGATATCAGGACACCCGATGGAGCTGATGGATGGTGATGCAGGTCATGTGCCTTTAACATGGATCTCTGGTCTTTTAGATGAAGTCATCAGGAAACTGGGTGATCAGAGagtttttgtgttgtcagtTTTGGGCGTACAAAGCAGTGGAAAATCAACGATGCTGAATGCCATGTTTGGGTTACAGTTTGCAGTGAGTGCTGGCAGGTGCACCAGGGGTGCCTTCATGCAGCTGGTCAAAGTGTCAGAGGACATGAAGAAAGACTTTCAGTTTGACTATGTTCTAGTGGTGGACACTGAGGGACTGCGTGCTCTTGAGTTGGCAGGTAACACCACTCTTCACCACGACAATGAACTGGCAACATTTGTTGTTGGTCTGGGAAACATGACATTGATCAACATCTTTGGAGAGAATCCAGCTGAGATGCAAGACATTCTGCAGATTGTTGTTCAGGCTTTCATGAGGATGAAGAAAGTTCAACTTTCTCcaagttgtgtgtttgttcatcaGAATGTCACAGATAttgcagctgcagagaaaaacatggatgGAAAGAGACGCCTGCAAGAAAAACTGGACCAGATGACTCAACTAGCTGCCAAAGAAGAGGTGTGTGATGCAGAGTGTTTCAGTGACATCATTGCATTTGATGTGCAAAAAGATGTTAAAATACTTTGCCCAGCTATGGGAGGGAAGTCCACCTATGGCTCCACCAAACCCAGGTTATAG